A part of Oscillatoria sp. FACHB-1406 genomic DNA contains:
- a CDS encoding SDR family oxidoreductase, with the protein MTETILVTAANSNVGREVVKHLVAMGAKVRAAVRSRASELPPEVERVEFDLNRPDTVRSAFAGVNKAFLMTPLAPNLVEFDLTCLEAAKASGIEQIVKLSVMGVDTEPDLLLGQSHGTSESAIASSGIPYTFLRPNSFYQNYIIYTSASIKAENAFYLPLGDGKISFIDIRDVAAVAARVLMQGGYQGQAYTLTGSEALNNSEVASILSAVLGRTITYVDIPPEIARQAMQSNQIPEIQIDMVLGLYDRQKAGDYATILPTVQDITGKPPIPFEQFVRDYVDAFKVEY; encoded by the coding sequence ATGACCGAAACGATTTTAGTAACCGCCGCAAACAGCAATGTTGGGCGCGAAGTTGTTAAGCATCTCGTTGCAATGGGCGCTAAGGTACGGGCGGCAGTGCGATCGCGCGCTAGCGAACTTCCCCCCGAAGTCGAACGGGTTGAATTCGACCTCAATCGACCGGATACTGTGCGTTCTGCCTTCGCTGGTGTCAATAAAGCGTTTTTAATGACTCCCCTCGCACCGAACCTGGTTGAATTCGATTTAACCTGTTTGGAAGCGGCAAAAGCATCGGGAATCGAGCAGATTGTTAAACTTTCAGTAATGGGTGTGGATACTGAACCCGATCTGCTTTTAGGGCAGAGTCACGGAACTTCGGAAAGCGCGATCGCCTCTTCAGGTATTCCTTATACCTTTTTACGCCCGAACTCTTTCTATCAAAATTACATCATTTATACCAGTGCCAGTATTAAAGCCGAAAATGCTTTTTATCTCCCTCTAGGCGACGGCAAAATTAGTTTCATCGATATTCGCGATGTTGCTGCTGTTGCTGCACGGGTTCTGATGCAAGGGGGTTATCAAGGTCAAGCTTACACCTTAACCGGCTCAGAAGCTCTTAACAATTCCGAGGTTGCGAGTATTCTTTCTGCGGTATTGGGGAGAACAATTACCTATGTCGATATCCCGCCCGAAATTGCTCGTCAAGCGATGCAAAGCAACCAAATTCCCGAAATACAAATTGATATGGTTTTAGGGTTGTACGATCGCCAAAAAGCCGGAGATTATGCAACAATTTTACCGACCGTGCAAGATATTACTGGCAAACCTCCGATTCCCTTCGAGCAATTTGTTCGCGATTACGTTGATGCTTTTAAGGTTGAATATTGA
- a CDS encoding helix-turn-helix domain-containing protein, with translation MPEKKYHCPVEVTLDAIGGKWKCVILWWLSQGTYRFSDLQRSIPGITQKVLTERLRELEADGLIYRHVYPEKPPRVEYSLTPDGESIKPITDLMCAWGKARQPEYPFAYRS, from the coding sequence ATGCCAGAGAAGAAGTATCATTGCCCCGTAGAAGTCACCCTCGACGCGATCGGTGGGAAGTGGAAGTGCGTCATTTTGTGGTGGTTATCGCAAGGAACGTACCGCTTCAGCGACTTGCAGCGATCGATACCCGGAATTACCCAAAAAGTGTTAACCGAACGCTTACGGGAATTAGAAGCAGACGGTTTAATTTACCGTCATGTTTACCCAGAAAAACCGCCTCGCGTTGAATATTCGCTTACGCCAGACGGCGAATCTATTAAACCGATTACCGACTTGATGTGTGCTTGGGGAAAAGCACGACAACCTGAATATCCTTTTGCTTATCGGTCTTAA
- the miaA gene encoding tRNA (adenosine(37)-N6)-dimethylallyltransferase MiaA, translating into MNSPLIVICGATATGKSGLALAIAQRLNAVIISADSRQIYREFDIGTAKPTLEEQQLVPHYLIDICDPTETLTLAEYQTLVNNSLPLSPSPHPLLVGGTGLYIKSIVKGLKIPRVSPQPELRLSLQTLGQPQCYAFLQQIDPFSAKKIHPNDTVRTLRALEVFYATGKPISEQQGESPPNYPILQIGLDCDVPALDARIKQRTDTMIAMGFIEEVERLGIKYGWDLPLLDTLGYAEIGQHLKGAITLTEARDLTVLHTRQFAKRQRTWFRAYPEIEWFNADSPDLLETVWQRIVSFLL; encoded by the coding sequence ATGAATTCTCCCCTAATTGTTATTTGCGGCGCGACGGCAACCGGAAAATCTGGTTTAGCCCTCGCGATCGCGCAACGTTTAAACGCGGTAATTATCAGTGCCGATTCTCGCCAAATCTACCGGGAATTCGACATCGGCACTGCCAAACCTACCCTCGAAGAACAACAACTCGTTCCCCACTACCTTATCGATATTTGCGATCCCACCGAAACCTTAACCCTCGCCGAATATCAAACTCTGGTTAACAATTCTCTCCCCCTCTCCCCGTCCCCCCATCCCCTCCTCGTCGGCGGAACGGGACTTTATATCAAATCCATCGTCAAAGGCTTAAAAATTCCCCGCGTCTCCCCACAACCCGAATTAAGATTGAGTCTGCAAACTTTAGGGCAGCCGCAATGCTATGCTTTTTTACAACAAATCGACCCTTTTTCTGCAAAAAAAATTCACCCTAACGATACAGTACGAACGTTAAGAGCGTTGGAAGTTTTTTACGCGACCGGAAAGCCAATTTCCGAACAACAAGGCGAATCGCCCCCTAACTATCCTATCCTTCAAATCGGATTAGATTGCGATGTTCCTGCCTTAGATGCTCGCATTAAACAACGCACCGATACAATGATAGCAATGGGTTTTATTGAGGAAGTGGAAAGGTTAGGGATAAAATACGGTTGGGATTTACCCTTACTCGATACATTAGGCTATGCGGAGATCGGGCAGCATTTAAAAGGAGCAATTACTTTAACTGAAGCGCGAGATTTAACGGTTCTACATACGCGCCAATTTGCGAAACGCCAACGCACTTGGTTTCGTGCCTACCCAGAAATCGAGTGGTTTAATGCGGATAGTCCCGATTTGTTAGAAACAGTCTGGCAGCGAATCGTTAGCTTTTTGTTGTGA
- a CDS encoding peptidoglycan-binding protein gives MVFNPVALKLYTLQKGSRGDAVEAWQRFLLDNKYPVGAVDGGYGNVSTLATRNYQEKNGIFATGVVDIPTYTKALTQGFVFYVANITAKMLLSYINFGEAQVKDLQQSLNAIASLKPALTVDGDFGSMSTRGLAEAYRLQSTNLRSLLAQRLSAATKQKLGADLNPALDIFCEYARRQRQRLSGPHWVNYFPASNSIDTLVSPFRQKVQAFERALREAGATIQVNNTYRPPERAYMMHYSVKLKNGDISPTDVPGMPGIDISWVHYTNAISLQAARDMVNAFDIGDNPAALRSRHTQGLAIDWVISWTGTIKVKNASGTLVTIGEPRSGGENRTLWTVGASYGVVKLSYDPPHWSSDGN, from the coding sequence ATGGTTTTTAATCCAGTTGCCTTGAAGTTATATACTCTTCAAAAAGGGTCGAGGGGCGATGCAGTCGAGGCTTGGCAGCGATTTTTACTCGATAATAAGTATCCTGTCGGTGCGGTTGATGGCGGCTATGGTAACGTTAGTACGCTAGCAACGCGCAACTATCAGGAAAAAAATGGCATCTTTGCTACGGGTGTCGTTGATATTCCGACTTACACTAAAGCGCTAACGCAAGGTTTTGTGTTTTATGTTGCTAACATTACAGCGAAAATGCTGCTGAGTTATATTAACTTTGGGGAAGCACAGGTTAAAGATCTCCAGCAAAGCTTAAACGCGATCGCATCCCTCAAACCCGCCTTAACCGTCGATGGCGACTTCGGTTCGATGAGTACGCGCGGTTTAGCCGAAGCCTACCGCCTCCAGTCTACTAACTTGCGATCGCTCCTCGCTCAACGCCTCTCCGCCGCCACCAAACAAAAGCTTGGCGCAGACTTAAACCCCGCCCTCGATATTTTCTGCGAATACGCGCGGCGACAGCGACAGCGATTGAGTGGTCCTCATTGGGTGAACTATTTCCCCGCCAGCAACTCCATCGATACCCTTGTTTCCCCCTTCCGCCAAAAGGTGCAAGCTTTTGAACGCGCCCTGCGCGAAGCAGGCGCAACTATCCAAGTCAACAATACCTATCGGCCGCCGGAACGGGCCTACATGATGCACTATAGCGTCAAGCTTAAAAACGGCGACATCTCCCCTACCGACGTTCCGGGAATGCCTGGGATTGATATTTCCTGGGTTCATTATACCAATGCTATATCCCTGCAAGCGGCGCGAGATATGGTCAATGCCTTCGATATCGGCGATAATCCGGCGGCCTTGCGATCGCGCCATACCCAAGGACTCGCGATCGATTGGGTGATTAGTTGGACGGGAACGATTAAAGTGAAAAATGCTAGCGGTACTCTCGTCACCATCGGCGAACCGCGATCGGGCGGCGAAAATCGGACTTTGTGGACGGTTGGTGCATCCTACGGAGTCGTTAAACTAAGTTACGATCCCCCCCATTGGTCGAGCGATGGGAATTAA
- the gyrB gene encoding DNA topoisomerase (ATP-hydrolyzing) subunit B, with protein MTSTYSAEQIQVLEGLEAVRKRPGMYIGSTGPRGLHHLVYEVVDNAIDEALAGYCTHVEVDIQPDGSVSVADDGRGIPTDKHPKTGKSALETVMTILHAGGKFGGGGYKVSGGLHGVGVSVVNALSEWVEVTVLRDNKSHRQRYERGIPVTDLEVTPDKQKNRTGTAVAFLPDTQIFTDGIEFDYNTLAGRLRELAYLNAGVKITFSDRRLEEERVETYCYEGGIKEYVTYMTREKEALHQDIIYVEGERDGVAIEVAFQWCIDAYSDNILGFANNIRTIDGGTHLEGLKTVMTRTMNNIARKRNKLKDNEPNLGGENVREGLTAVISVKVPDPEFEGQTKTKLGNTEVRGIVDSLVGEVLNEYFEFNPQVADAVLEKAIQSFKAAEAARRARDLVRRKSVLESSPLPGKLADCSSRDPSESEIFIVEGDSAGGCFDGDTLVALADGRNLSFKELVAEEASGKQNFCYTIRHDGKIGIERIVNARMTKASAEVVRLLLDNGEVLVCTPDHRFMLRDGSYKPAAELTPDDSLMPLYRKVSDEGERLWDPQLEVWLSTQEIEMRSETSVTCDRYFNGETEKVLEAVANYNHRIVSIEHLTDRVDVYDIEVPHTHNFALASGIFVHNSAKQGRDRRFQAILPLRGKILNIEKTDDAKIYKNNEIQALIAALGLGIKGEEFDPAQLRYHRILIMTDADVDGAHIRTLLLTFFYRYQRDLVDRGYIYIACPPLYKLERGRNHQYCYTERELQQAIAQFPANANYTIQRFKGLGEMMPQQLWDTTMNPESRTIKRVEIEDAAEADRVFTVLMGDRVAPRREFIETYGPKLNLAELDI; from the coding sequence ATGACAAGCACTTACAGCGCCGAGCAAATTCAAGTTCTAGAAGGTCTTGAAGCCGTTCGCAAGCGACCCGGAATGTACATCGGTTCCACCGGACCGAGGGGACTCCACCATTTAGTCTACGAGGTTGTGGACAACGCGATCGATGAAGCCTTAGCGGGGTATTGTACCCATGTCGAGGTCGATATTCAGCCCGACGGTTCGGTCAGCGTTGCTGACGACGGACGGGGGATTCCTACCGACAAACACCCCAAAACCGGTAAATCCGCCCTCGAAACCGTAATGACCATCTTACACGCGGGCGGAAAGTTCGGCGGCGGCGGCTATAAAGTTTCCGGCGGACTTCACGGTGTCGGCGTTTCTGTCGTTAACGCCCTCTCGGAATGGGTCGAAGTAACGGTCTTGCGAGATAATAAAAGTCATCGCCAGCGCTACGAACGCGGCATTCCCGTCACGGACTTAGAAGTCACTCCCGATAAGCAGAAAAATCGCACTGGAACTGCCGTTGCGTTTCTCCCCGATACGCAAATATTCACCGATGGCATCGAGTTTGATTACAATACCCTCGCCGGACGCTTGCGGGAATTGGCTTATTTAAATGCAGGGGTTAAGATTACCTTTAGCGATCGCCGCCTTGAAGAAGAGCGCGTTGAAACCTACTGCTACGAAGGCGGCATCAAAGAATATGTCACCTACATGACGCGGGAAAAAGAAGCCCTGCATCAAGATATTATTTATGTCGAAGGCGAACGGGATGGAGTCGCGATCGAAGTTGCCTTTCAATGGTGCATTGATGCCTACAGCGATAACATTTTAGGATTCGCCAATAACATTCGTACTATTGATGGGGGAACTCATTTAGAAGGGCTAAAAACCGTCATGACGCGGACGATGAATAACATCGCTCGCAAGCGAAATAAACTCAAAGATAACGAACCGAACTTAGGCGGAGAAAACGTTCGCGAAGGCTTAACAGCAGTTATATCTGTTAAAGTTCCCGACCCAGAATTTGAAGGGCAAACTAAAACCAAGTTAGGGAATACCGAAGTTCGAGGCATTGTCGATTCTTTAGTTGGGGAAGTTCTCAACGAATATTTTGAATTCAATCCGCAAGTTGCCGATGCGGTATTAGAGAAAGCGATTCAATCGTTCAAAGCAGCCGAAGCGGCGCGGCGGGCGCGAGATTTGGTACGGCGCAAATCGGTGTTGGAATCGTCGCCTTTACCGGGGAAATTAGCCGATTGCAGTTCGCGAGATCCGAGCGAATCGGAAATCTTTATCGTGGAGGGCGATTCGGCGGGCGGCTGTTTTGATGGCGATACTTTGGTCGCATTAGCTGACGGGCGCAATCTCAGTTTTAAAGAATTGGTGGCAGAAGAAGCGAGCGGCAAGCAAAACTTCTGCTATACAATTCGTCACGATGGAAAAATCGGCATCGAGCGTATCGTTAACGCGCGGATGACGAAGGCTAGCGCAGAAGTTGTTCGGCTGCTTCTCGATAATGGAGAAGTGTTAGTTTGTACGCCGGATCATCGTTTCATGCTGCGGGATGGAAGTTATAAACCGGCAGCGGAGTTAACACCTGATGATTCTTTGATGCCGTTGTATCGTAAGGTATCGGACGAAGGAGAAAGGCTTTGGGATCCGCAGTTGGAAGTGTGGCTATCGACGCAGGAAATTGAAATGCGATCGGAAACTTCGGTAACGTGCGATCGCTATTTTAATGGCGAAACCGAGAAAGTGTTAGAAGCCGTCGCGAATTACAATCACCGTATTGTCTCTATCGAACATTTGACCGATCGCGTCGATGTTTACGATATCGAAGTTCCGCATACCCATAACTTTGCGCTAGCGAGCGGTATTTTCGTTCACAATAGTGCAAAACAAGGTCGCGATCGCCGTTTCCAAGCTATCCTCCCCTTACGCGGTAAAATTTTGAACATCGAGAAAACCGACGATGCCAAAATTTACAAAAATAACGAAATTCAAGCCTTAATTGCTGCCTTGGGTTTGGGGATTAAAGGCGAAGAATTCGATCCGGCGCAACTGCGCTATCACCGCATCTTAATCATGACCGACGCGGACGTTGATGGGGCGCACATTCGCACGCTGTTGCTGACGTTCTTCTATCGCTATCAGCGGGATTTGGTCGATCGCGGCTATATTTATATTGCCTGTCCGCCGCTTTATAAATTAGAACGCGGACGCAACCATCAATATTGCTACACCGAACGCGAACTGCAACAAGCGATCGCGCAATTCCCCGCCAACGCCAACTACACCATCCAACGGTTTAAAGGTTTAGGGGAAATGATGCCGCAGCAACTCTGGGATACAACCATGAATCCCGAAAGCCGGACGATTAAGCGGGTTGAAATTGAAGATGCAGCCGAAGCCGATCGCGTGTTTACTGTATTAATGGGCGATCGCGTCGCACCCCGTCGCGAGTTCATTGAAACCTACGGACCCAAATTAAACCTCGCTGAGTTGGATATTTAA
- a CDS encoding DUF262 domain-containing protein — protein sequence MQKSSKLSQEVEITTEQKEAAEAEIREKKKVVDYETKEYPVEVLVQKYREGEEEDTNELYVPDYQREMIWEESRQSKFIESLLLGLPIPYIFVADLRPKQEDEETEDLARLEIVDGTQRIRTLDRFLSNELQLRELKKLEKLNGFKFRDLPLARQRRFNRATIRMIVLTEKADEETRRDMFERINSGSVELNDMEKRRGISPGPFVDLLEELAKEPKFRKLCPFSKALIDKREPEEFVLRFFAYLDNYKNFERKVNEFLNQYLEKHNNSELNIAEKRSEFQQMLEFVEKYFPNGFSKSKGHVKTPRIRFEAISVGVALALRKQPDLHINSIDWLESPKFKDYTTSDASNSRPKVIKRIEYVRDQLLAKS from the coding sequence ATGCAGAAATCTTCCAAACTTTCACAGGAAGTTGAGATTACAACAGAGCAGAAAGAGGCAGCCGAAGCTGAAATTCGGGAAAAGAAAAAAGTTGTCGATTATGAGACAAAAGAATACCCAGTGGAAGTGCTGGTTCAAAAATATAGAGAAGGAGAAGAGGAAGATACTAACGAATTATATGTGCCAGATTATCAACGAGAGATGATTTGGGAGGAATCTCGACAATCAAAGTTTATTGAATCCCTTTTATTAGGGCTTCCTATTCCCTACATCTTTGTGGCAGATCTACGCCCGAAACAAGAAGATGAGGAGACAGAAGATTTAGCGCGTTTAGAAATTGTCGATGGAACGCAGCGTATCCGCACGTTAGATAGATTTTTGAGTAATGAACTCCAACTCCGCGAACTCAAAAAGTTAGAGAAGCTGAATGGATTTAAGTTTAGAGATCTGCCTTTGGCAAGACAAAGACGTTTTAATCGAGCTACAATTCGCATGATTGTCTTGACAGAAAAAGCGGATGAAGAGACTAGAAGAGATATGTTTGAACGTATTAATAGCGGCAGTGTTGAGCTCAATGATATGGAAAAACGTAGAGGTATATCTCCCGGTCCGTTTGTCGATCTCCTTGAAGAATTAGCAAAAGAGCCTAAATTCCGCAAATTATGCCCGTTTTCTAAAGCCCTGATCGATAAACGCGAGCCTGAAGAATTTGTACTCCGCTTTTTTGCTTACTTAGATAACTATAAAAACTTTGAGAGAAAGGTTAATGAATTTCTGAATCAATATTTAGAGAAGCACAACAACTCGGAGCTAAATATAGCAGAGAAGCGCTCTGAGTTCCAGCAGATGCTAGAGTTTGTGGAAAAATACTTTCCCAATGGCTTTAGTAAATCAAAAGGTCATGTAAAAACACCTAGAATCCGTTTTGAGGCAATCTCTGTAGGTGTCGCACTAGCATTAAGAAAGCAGCCAGACCTTCACATAAACTCAATAGATTGGTTAGAGTCCCCAAAATTTAAAGACTATACAACTTCAGATGCTAGTAACTCTAGACCTAAAGTGATAAAGCGCATTGAATACGTTCGAGACCAACTGCTCGCTAAATCATGA
- a CDS encoding MAE_28990/MAE_18760 family HEPN-like nuclease: MTSTLFEDFQKRSKEVSRYFVFLKNLEQGTIKLSMGGRSQTLRTRQIDSELIKTLKASGFLLLYNLVEATMRNAIEAIFDELQSQGISYDSIRPELKKVVLKNLKKRNPDRIFSSITSISVDIIAASFDKQELFSGNLDSKQIRKTATEYGFTDLTDHAKTGRGSDLLTVKTNRNDLAHGFKTFEEVGKDKTADELLDIKNKTVRYLRQILNNIEQYLDNKDYLDSTAKVSP, translated from the coding sequence ATGACTAGCACCTTATTTGAAGACTTTCAAAAGCGCTCCAAGGAAGTAAGTAGATATTTTGTATTCTTGAAAAATTTGGAGCAGGGAACGATTAAGTTAAGTATGGGTGGAAGAAGTCAGACCCTCAGAACGCGACAAATTGACTCAGAATTGATTAAGACTTTGAAAGCGAGTGGCTTTTTACTGCTATATAACTTAGTCGAAGCCACAATGAGAAATGCAATTGAGGCAATATTTGACGAGCTACAATCCCAAGGAATTTCTTACGATAGTATTAGACCCGAACTCAAAAAAGTGGTGCTTAAAAATTTGAAGAAGCGGAATCCTGACAGGATATTTTCAAGCATAACTTCCATTTCAGTAGATATTATCGCTGCAAGCTTTGATAAGCAAGAACTGTTTTCTGGTAATCTTGACAGCAAGCAGATCAGAAAAACTGCAACCGAGTATGGATTTACTGACTTGACTGACCATGCAAAAACAGGTCGCGGTAGCGACCTGTTAACTGTTAAGACTAACAGAAATGATTTAGCACACGGATTTAAGACATTTGAAGAAGTTGGGAAAGATAAAACTGCTGATGAATTATTAGATATAAAAAATAAAACTGTGCGATATTTAAGACAAATATTGAATAATATTGAACAGTATTTAGACAATAAAGATTATTTAGATTCAACCGCTAAGGTAAGTCCTTAA
- a CDS encoding DNA cytosine methyltransferase, with product MTVNISTVDLFCGAGGLTHGFEQAGLPVKAGYDIDPACQFPYEYNNKAQFILKNVEDVSSGELVQHFQGSKIKVLTGCAPCQPFSTYSRRYKDRSSKWKLLQDFRRLAEESKPDIISIENVIQLQAHSVFDEFLQFLKKNYYYFEFKQVNCMDYGIPQSRKRLVLLASNRGEIRLISPTHNLNNYVTVRETIEDLEPLYAGQVSARDRLHRSSKLSELNLRRIRASKPGGTWRDWPEYLLAKCHIKESGKTYPAVYGRMEWEKPSPTITTQCFGFGNGRFGHPEQDRALSLREAALLQTFPPTYQFVSPDRPVAIDLVGRLIGNAVPVKLGQVIAKSILIHLEEFN from the coding sequence ATGACAGTAAACATTTCAACAGTAGATTTGTTTTGTGGTGCTGGAGGATTAACACATGGATTTGAGCAAGCGGGGCTTCCAGTCAAAGCTGGATATGATATAGATCCAGCCTGTCAATTTCCCTATGAATACAACAACAAAGCACAATTTATACTGAAAAATGTGGAAGATGTCAGTAGCGGAGAGCTTGTCCAACATTTTCAGGGAAGCAAAATTAAGGTTCTAACAGGATGCGCTCCTTGTCAACCATTTTCAACCTATTCGAGACGCTATAAAGATAGAAGTTCTAAGTGGAAGCTATTGCAGGATTTCCGTCGTCTTGCGGAAGAAAGTAAGCCGGATATTATTTCAATAGAGAATGTCATCCAGTTGCAGGCTCATTCCGTGTTCGATGAATTTCTTCAGTTTCTCAAGAAGAATTACTATTATTTTGAATTCAAACAAGTGAATTGTATGGATTATGGGATTCCTCAATCTAGAAAGCGGCTAGTTTTACTGGCATCAAATCGGGGAGAAATAAGATTAATTTCACCCACCCATAACTTGAATAATTACGTTACAGTCAGAGAAACAATTGAGGATTTAGAACCGCTTTATGCTGGGCAAGTTTCTGCCAGGGATAGATTGCATAGAAGTAGCAAGCTTTCCGAACTGAATTTACGACGTATTCGTGCCTCTAAACCAGGGGGGACTTGGCGAGATTGGCCTGAATACTTACTAGCTAAATGTCATATTAAAGAAAGTGGAAAAACTTATCCAGCCGTATACGGTAGAATGGAATGGGAAAAACCAAGCCCAACAATTACAACTCAATGTTTTGGTTTTGGGAATGGGAGGTTTGGTCATCCCGAACAAGATAGGGCGCTCTCTCTTAGAGAAGCAGCTTTATTACAAACATTCCCACCAACCTATCAATTTGTATCTCCAGATAGACCAGTAGCTATTGATTTAGTAGGTAGATTAATTGGTAATGCTGTTCCTGTTAAGCTAGGTCAAGTTATTGCAAAAAGCATTTTAATTCATCTCGAAGAGTTTAATTAA